The following coding sequences lie in one Thalassoglobus polymorphus genomic window:
- a CDS encoding ammonium transporter, translating into MKSQFVTAALLTTVLLLSVGNSAFAEEIGDPPEPAAVVELDSGNIAWMLICSALVLMMTAPGLALFYGGLVRKKNILSVMMQCVFLMGMMTILWAVCGYSFAFGGSSPYIGGTDYLFMKGILPDGQSGDQAWANELITFVFQGMFFIITPGLICGAFAERMKFNTMCVFSALWGLLVYCPVCHWVWSGSGWLSSAGSFHAYDFAGGTVVHISSGVSALVCALLIGKRLGYGQEPMPPHNLTYTCIGTALLWVGWFGFNAGSAGAADAAAVNAFVATHLAAAAGVIAWSIMEWVKHGHPSLLGACSGAVAGLVCITPAAGAVNPMQGIILGFAAGVVCFYACTSVKNKFGYDDSLDAFGIHGIGGILGAVLTGVFATEKLGATGGFIETGSISQTMNQVISVVATAALAIVVTFILLKILDATMGLRVAQEEELRGLDVTQHGEEGYIFL; encoded by the coding sequence AACCTGCTGCTGTCGTTGAACTGGATTCCGGAAATATCGCATGGATGCTTATTTGTTCAGCACTCGTGCTCATGATGACAGCACCAGGGCTCGCTTTGTTTTATGGTGGACTGGTTCGGAAAAAAAATATTCTGAGCGTCATGATGCAGTGCGTTTTCCTGATGGGAATGATGACGATCCTGTGGGCTGTCTGCGGGTACAGCTTTGCTTTTGGAGGTTCGAGCCCATACATCGGGGGGACTGATTACTTATTCATGAAGGGGATTCTTCCCGATGGCCAGTCCGGAGATCAGGCCTGGGCCAACGAACTCATCACTTTTGTCTTTCAGGGAATGTTTTTCATCATCACCCCCGGATTAATTTGTGGGGCTTTCGCTGAACGTATGAAGTTTAACACGATGTGTGTCTTTTCAGCACTTTGGGGACTCCTGGTTTATTGCCCTGTCTGCCATTGGGTTTGGTCAGGTTCTGGCTGGTTATCGTCAGCTGGTAGTTTTCACGCATACGATTTCGCAGGCGGGACAGTCGTCCATATCAGTTCCGGTGTGTCCGCACTTGTTTGTGCACTTCTGATAGGAAAACGACTTGGATACGGCCAAGAACCAATGCCTCCCCACAATCTGACGTACACCTGCATCGGAACTGCACTTCTTTGGGTCGGCTGGTTCGGCTTTAACGCCGGGAGCGCCGGTGCTGCAGATGCCGCTGCTGTGAACGCTTTCGTCGCTACGCATTTGGCTGCTGCTGCCGGTGTGATCGCCTGGTCAATCATGGAATGGGTGAAACATGGGCATCCCAGCTTGCTTGGAGCATGTTCTGGAGCAGTTGCTGGTCTTGTTTGCATCACCCCTGCAGCTGGAGCTGTGAATCCGATGCAGGGTATCATTCTCGGATTTGCTGCTGGTGTTGTCTGCTTCTATGCATGCACATCTGTAAAAAATAAATTTGGGTACGATGACTCACTCGACGCCTTCGGGATTCATGGAATTGGGGGGATCCTCGGAGCCGTCCTGACTGGCGTCTTCGCAACCGAGAAACTGGGCGCAACAGGGGGATTCATTGAAACAGGATCGATTTCGCAGACCATGAACCAAGTCATCAGCGTGGTCGCAACGGCTGCCCTCGCGATTGTTGTCACCTTCATTCTTTTAAAGATTCTTGATGCTACGATGGGGCTCCGAGTCGCTCAGGAGGAAGAACTTCGAGGTCTCGACGTGACTCAGCATGGGGAAGAAGGGTATATTTTCCTTTAG